The Bacillus spongiae genomic interval CTATACGATTAAATTATTGATTATCTTATTTAGTATAAATCGTATCCATTTTGATATTCCTATTATTCAGTTTGAATGGGTGGGGATGTTCCTAAATGACATTATAGTAGGCACGGGAAGGCTAGTGAGTCAGGAGTGGATGTTACTTCCGAATCCGTTTCGAACGATTCTCTTTTTTACGCTATTATGGATAATGACGTATTTAGTTCACTATTGGTTGAATGTTAAAAAAAGCATGTTTCTTTTTTTTATTTTGACACTAGTGTATATTACGGTGCTCGATACGTTTACTGAATATGATGCAAAAATATCAATGGTTCGGACCATTATCCTTGGCTTTTTGTTATTAGGAATATTGGCATTTGAAAAACTTGCGGTTAAAGAGAATATTCAAGCTTCCGCACAAGTTTTCCAGCGGTGGATTATTCCGTTAGTGGTCATTGTTTCGATTACTTCCTTGTTTGCATACGCAGCCCCAAAGGCTGAGCAACCGAAATGGCCCGATCCCGTTCCTTTTTTTAAGAGTTTAAACCCGAACAGCGGTAGCGGTTTAGGTGGTGTGAAAAAAGCAGGATATGGGGAAGATGATTCTCAATTAGGTGGTCCATATATTGGAGATGCCACCATTGTTTATGAGACTGAGGTGCAAGAAAAGCATTATTGGAAAATAGAAACAAAGGAATACTATACTGGAAAGGGCTGGATTACAAAAACCGATCAAACAAATACGCAAGAATTAGAAGATGGAATATCACCATTGCCTCCAGACCCGACCAAACCATCGGTAACGGAATCAGTAAGAGGGTTAACTAATTTTTACCCGCATGTTGCGTACCCATACGGCTTTGAACGAGTCACCTTCGATTCTAAGCCAAACTATCAAGTAGATTATCATCCATATACAGAAAAGCTACGTCCACTTGCAAAGGGAGAGCCGGTTAGTATTACGAATTATACAGTTCAGTATCGAAAGCCCGTTTATAGAATTGATAAAATGGAAAATATCACTAGCATTGAGGATGTTAATGATATGGAAGAATTAAGCGAAAGTGAAGTAATAGAAGCTAAAAGTATATATGAGGTCTATACACAACTTCCTGCTCTTTTGCCTGACCGTGTAAAGGAATTAGCAGAAGAAATAACAGAAGAATCAAGCAACTGGTATGAGATGACAAAAGAGGTAGAACAGTATTTTGACAATAATGGGTTTGTGTATGAAGAGACAGACGTACTTACACCGGGTGATGAGGAGGATTATGTTGATCAGTTTTTATTCGAGTCACAACAAGGGTACTGTGATAACTTTTCAAGCTCAATGGTTGTGTTGCTCCGCTCCGTTGGTGTACCTGCTCGGTGGGTAAAAGGATTTACAGGCGGTGAGTTTGTAAAAAATTTAGAGGAAGGGAAAAGTCAATTCAATGTAACGAATAATAATGCCCATTCATGGGTTGAAGTGTATTTCCCTGGGGTAGGATGGGTTCCATTTGAACCGACAATAGGGTTTGATAATAATGTAAGCTATCAGAAAATAACGGAAACGAGAAATATAGACAGTGAAGATACAGCTACTGAAGCATCTGCTCCTGTAGATCAACAAGATGTTCAAAGAAATCAAATTTTACCAGATGAAGACGTTGGAGGGGAAGAATCTGTAACGGACGAAACAGTGGTAACAAAAATAAAAAATTATATTTTGAATAACTGGTTTAAACTGTTTGTGCTGCTGACGGTTGTGAGTGGAACGATTGTTTATATATTTGTAAAAAGAAGCAGATGGATCCCATATTTATTATTAATCAGGTATAAATTTAGAAAGCAGGATTTATCAAAAGCGTATATCGCGCTGCTTAAACAATTTGAACGATTTGGGTTAAAAATGGAAGAAGGACAAACGTTACGTGAATATGCTCACTATATTGATTCATTTTTTGGAACAAGAGAGATGACGACCCTCACAAGGGAATACGAAAAACAATTATATGGAAACAGTGAGGAAGCTAATTGGATTGAAATGAGAGAATTATGGGAAAATTTAATTAAAAGAACAACGGGTTGACCAAGCTAGCTACAAGGTTTAAAATAAGACAAATTCAAAAAGAACTAAACCTTCGTATATCCTCGATAATATGGATCGAGAGTCTCTACCGGATCACCGTAAATGGTCTGACTATGAAGGCAGTATTCTTGTAGCTTGTTAGAAGTAAACTAGAATTCTGCCTTTATTTTGTTAAAGGCGAGGATTCTAGTTTTTTATTTTTATAGTCAATTTATTAAAAAGTTTCGTTAAGAAGTAATTGTTTTTTCTTTACGGAGTGGGTCAAACTAGGTTTGACGTTATGTAACAGGATACCGAGTTGTAGGTTCAAGATAAACGCTGTTTTGTCTACTTCAGTTTGATGATCAAACTTAAACAACGTTTGCTTTCTAATGAATATCGAATACTTTATATGGGGTGAGTAGTGTGACAGGTAAAGCAGAACTTCAGCAAAAGGAAATGGTAGTCGTATTAGATTTTGGCAGTCAGTATAATCAATTAATTACAAGAAGAATTAGGGAAATGGGGGTTTATAGTGAATTACACCCACATACCATTACAGCAGCAGAAATTAAGGAAATGAATCCAGCAGGAATTATTTTTTCTGGCGGTCCGAATTCTGTCTACGGAGAAAATGCCTTTTCTTGTGATGAGGAAATCTTTGAACTTGGAATACCGATTCTAGGGATTTGCTATGGGATGCAGCTGATGACTGTACATTTTGGCGGTAAAGTTGAAAGAGCTACACATAGAGAATATGGGAAAGCAACAATGGAAATGACCGAACCGTCCGCTTTATTTAAAGAGCTTCCAAATGAACAAGTCGTATGGATGAGCCATGGAGACCTTGTTGTGGAAGCACCAGCTGGTTTTACGATAAATGGAACAAGTCCATCTTGCCCGATTGCGTCCATGAGTGATGAAACTCGTAAGCTATATGCTGTTCAATTTCACCCAGAAGTTCGTCATTCAGTATATGGAAACGAAGTCATCAAAAACTTTGTGTTTGAAGTGTGCCAGTGTCTAGGTAACTGGTCAATGGAAAACTTTATTGAAGTGGAAATGGAAAAAATACGCGCAACTGTCGGGGATAAAAAAGTGTTATGTGCCTTAAGTGGCGGTGTTGATTCATCCGTAGTAGCGGTTCTAATTCACAAAGCAATAGGGGACCAATTAACTTGTATTTTTGTTGACCACGGTCTTCTTCGTAAAGGTGAAGCAGAAGATGTGATGAACACTTTCTCTAAAGGGTTTAATATGAACGTGATCAAAGTCGACGCGAAAGATCGTTTCCTTCAAAAGTTAGAAGGTGTATCTGACCCTGAACAAAAGCGTAAAATTATTGGGAATGAATTTATCTATGTTTTTGATGACGAATCAGCAAAATTAGAGGGAATTGACTTTTTAGCACAAGGAACGTTGTATACAGATATTATTGAAAGTGGTACAGCAACTGCCCAAACAATTAAGTCCCACCATAATGTCGGCGGCTTACCTGAAGATATGGCATTTCAATTAATTGAGCCATTAAATACACTTTTTAAAGATGAAGTTCGTGCATTAGGAACAGAGTTAGGTATCCCAGATGACATCGTATGGCGTCAACCGTTCCCAGGACCAGGGTTAGGGATTCGAGTACTTGGAGCCATTAGTGAAGATAAGTTAGAGATTGTTCGTGAATCTGATGCGATTTTGCGTGAGGAAATTAAAAAAGCAGGATTAGACCGTGATATTTGGCAATACTTCACTGTCCTCCCTGATATTCGCAGTGTTGGTGTGATGGGAGATGAAAGAACGTATGATTACACAATTGGTATTCGGGCTGTTACATCAATTGATGGCATGACTTCTGACTGGGCACGAATCCCTTGGGAAGTACTTGAAGTTATTTCGACTCGAATTGTGAATGAAGTCGATCACATTAATCGTGTCGTGTATGACATTACGAGTAAGCCACCTGCGACAATCGAGTGGGAATAACGAACGATAAAATAAGAATAATAAAAAATGTTCGTGTTTTTCTTGACGCTCTGCTATTATCCTGATAAGATAATAAGTGAATTTGATAGATTACGTCGTATAATCTCGGGAATAAGGCCCGAAAGTTTCTACCGAGCTACCGTAAATAGCTTGACTACGAGGTAATGGAACGAATAGAGAGTGAACACGCATTTATGATATTTATTATTCTCTTTCTCTATTTTTCCATCACCTAAAGTCAACGCTTTGAGCCGGTAGGTTCAAAGCGTTTTTTATTGCGACGATAAATTGGAGGAAGTATAATGAAAAAGTTTTTTCAGTTTGAAGAACTAGGGACGAATTATCGCCGTGAGTTTATCGGTGGATTAACAACCTTTTTATCGATGGCCTATATTTTAGTCGTCAATCCGTTGACACTTTCGCTTCAATCTATACCAGATTTACCAGATGCAATGAGAATGGATTACGGAGCGGTGTTCGTTGCAACGGCTTTAGCCGCTGCGATTGGTTCGTTGATTATGGGATTATTGGCAAAATATCCAATTGCACTAGCACCAGGAATGGGGCTGAATGCTTTCTTTGCTTATACAGTGATCTTAACAATGGGGATCTCGTGGCAATCAGCCTTAACAGGAGTACTTGTATCAGGACTAATCTTTATCGTGCTAACCGTTTCAGGGATTCGAGAGAAGATTATTAATGCTATACCAGCTGAATTAAAATATGCGGTTGGAGCAGGTATTGGATTATTCATTACTTTTATCGGTCTTCAAAATGCTAATATTATTGTCAATAATGATGCTGTATTAGTAGGGATTGGTGATTTGACAAATAGCTCAACATTATTAGCTATTTTCGGAATTATCGTTACAGTTATGTTTATGACAAGAGGTATAAAAGGTGGCGTTTTCTTTGGAATCGTCGTTACGGCAGTGGCAGGGATGTTAGTTGGTGTTGTTGATACACCAGAAAAAGTCGTAGATTCTGTTCCTAGTTTAGAGCCAACTTTTGGCGCAGCGTTAGAACCGTTATTTAATGATCCAGCTAGTTTATTCACCGTTCAAATGCTTGTAGTCGTTTTAACATTCCTTTTTGTTGATTTCTTTGACACGGCGGGAACACTCGTTGCTGTCGCGAATCAGGCAAATTTACTAAAGGACAATAAATTACCTCGTGCCGGAAAAGCATTATTAGCAGATTCAAGTGCAACAGTAGTAGGGGCGATTTTAGGTACGTCAACTACAACCTCTTATATTGAATCATCAGCAGGGGTGGCAGCAGGGGCTCGTTCAGGGTTTGCATCCGTTGTAACCGCAGGATTTTTTCTTTTATCACTTTTCTTTTTCCCGTTACTAGAAGTGATTACAGCAGCTGTGACAGCGCCCGCTTTAATTATTGTTGGTGTACTAATGGTATCGTCGCTCGGGAAGATCGATTGGAATAAGTTCGAGGTGGCGGTTCCCGCTTTCTTAACGATTATTGCCATGCCGTTAACGTATAGTATTGCAACAGGAATTGCGATTGGTTTTATTTTCTATCCTATTACGATGATTATGAAAGGACGAATGAAAGATATTCATCCGATCATGTATTTCATGTTTATCATTTTTGTCCTGTACTTTATCTTTTTAGTGTAAAATATTCCAATTAAGCACCTCTCGAAATTGAGAGGTGTTTTTTTGGTAGTCTTTTAGTACAATGAAAATACATATTTGGACGAAACAGAAAGTGGAAAGTTAGGAGAAAATGATGGAAAACTATAAAGTGAAGAAGGTTTTGAATAATAATGTCCTGATTGGTGTCCATCCCCAGTACGAAGAAGTCGTTCTAATCGGAAAAGGCATTGGCTTTAATCAAAAAGTGGGCAATAATATTCATGGTGAAACGGTCGAAAAAACCTTCGTGTTAAAAAATGAAACAGAGCAAGAACAATATAAAAAACTCCTTCCTTATTTAGATGAAGAAATGCTACATGTCATTATTTCCGCAATTGAATTGATTCGAGAACGAACAAATACGTTTTTAAATGAACATATCCATGTTGCGTTAACCGATCATATTTTATTTGCTATTCATCGCCTAATGAGAGGGCTTGCTATTAACAACCCTTTTTTAATGGAAACGAAAGTACTCTATCCTTTTGAATATGAAATTGCTCGTGAAGTCATCGAGCTCATTAATGAATTGGCTTCCGTCCAACTTCCAGAAGGAGAAATTGGATTTATTGCGCTTCATATTCATAGTGCGATGGTCGATAAAAAAATATCCGAAGTGAATCAGCATTCTCAGCTAGTATCAAGCCTAATAGATAGAATTGAAGAGCAATTTAAAATTAAGCTTGATAAGGAGAGTGTTGATTATTTGCGGTTAGTTCGGCACCTACGGTATACGATTGAACGGGTGGTGAGAGGGGAGAAGGTAGAGGAGCCAGAAAAAATTGAAAAGTTATTGAAAAAAGAGTATCCTCTGTGCTATAATCTCTCATGGAAGCTCATCAAAATGATGCAGCAAACGCTGAAAAAAACTGTATATGATGCAGAAGCCGTTTATTTAACTATGCATCTGCAGCGTATTCAAAAGAAAATTAAATAGTTCTTATCATTCTTTATGTGTTACTGATTCGATCAGGCATGAGTAAAGTTGATTATGAATTTGGTATATTGGGGTATGCTACCTCTATGACCATTTTTGTATCTTCTTTGCCCATGTCTTTTTTGCGTTTATGCATCGTTTTATAACTTCTAACCTAATAAAGGGAGGAAACTCACATGTTTAAAAATGCATTTGGTGTTTTACAAAAAGTCGGTAAAGCGCTTATGCTTCCGGTAGCGATTTTACCAGCAGCTGGTATTTTGCTAGCACTTGGGGCAGCGCTTCAAAATCCAACGCTGATTCAATTTGCTCCATTCCTTGAAGCAGATTGGATTGTCATGGTTTCTAGCGTAATGAAAGAAGCCGGTGGTATTATCTTTGGAAACTTAGCTCTTCTATTTGCCGTTGGGGTTGCTGTTGGACTAGCTGGTGGAGAAGGAGTTGCTGGTTTAGCAGCGATTGTCGGTTTCTTAATTATGAATGTAACGATGGGAACCGTATTAGGACTTGGTATTGGGGATGTAACGGGTGAAGGTGTCGATCCAGCCTATGCTCTAGTATTGGGAATTCCTACCTTACAAACCGGAGTGTTCGGTGGTATCATCATTGGTATTTTAGCGGCAACGATGTATAACAAATACTATAAAATCGAATTGCCTTCTTACTTAGGCTTCTTTGCAGGAAAGCGTTTCGTACCAATTGTTACAGCTGTTTTCGCTTTAATCTTAGGGTTAGCAATGCTAATCATATGGCCACCTGTACAAAATGGGTTAAATACATTCTCTAACTTTATGTTAGGTGAAAATCGTGTGTTCGCAGCATTCGTTTTCGGTGTGATTGAGCGTGCGTTAATTCCGTTCGGTCTTCACCATATTTTCTATGCGCCTTTCTGGTTTGAGTTTGGTTCATATACAACGTTAGCTGGAGATGTGGTGCGTGGTGACCAGACGATCTTCATGAAGCAAATT includes:
- a CDS encoding transglutaminase domain-containing protein — encoded protein: MNEYVQKNWKQVVFLFIGFVFIGEWLRPLEVVTDTGDIFYFLVFVLVSFVLLYFHINRWLSYTIKLLIILFSINRIHFDIPIIQFEWVGMFLNDIIVGTGRLVSQEWMLLPNPFRTILFFTLLWIMTYLVHYWLNVKKSMFLFFILTLVYITVLDTFTEYDAKISMVRTIILGFLLLGILAFEKLAVKENIQASAQVFQRWIIPLVVIVSITSLFAYAAPKAEQPKWPDPVPFFKSLNPNSGSGLGGVKKAGYGEDDSQLGGPYIGDATIVYETEVQEKHYWKIETKEYYTGKGWITKTDQTNTQELEDGISPLPPDPTKPSVTESVRGLTNFYPHVAYPYGFERVTFDSKPNYQVDYHPYTEKLRPLAKGEPVSITNYTVQYRKPVYRIDKMENITSIEDVNDMEELSESEVIEAKSIYEVYTQLPALLPDRVKELAEEITEESSNWYEMTKEVEQYFDNNGFVYEETDVLTPGDEEDYVDQFLFESQQGYCDNFSSSMVVLLRSVGVPARWVKGFTGGEFVKNLEEGKSQFNVTNNNAHSWVEVYFPGVGWVPFEPTIGFDNNVSYQKITETRNIDSEDTATEASAPVDQQDVQRNQILPDEDVGGEESVTDETVVTKIKNYILNNWFKLFVLLTVVSGTIVYIFVKRSRWIPYLLLIRYKFRKQDLSKAYIALLKQFERFGLKMEEGQTLREYAHYIDSFFGTREMTTLTREYEKQLYGNSEEANWIEMRELWENLIKRTTG
- the guaA gene encoding glutamine-hydrolyzing GMP synthase, translating into MVVVLDFGSQYNQLITRRIREMGVYSELHPHTITAAEIKEMNPAGIIFSGGPNSVYGENAFSCDEEIFELGIPILGICYGMQLMTVHFGGKVERATHREYGKATMEMTEPSALFKELPNEQVVWMSHGDLVVEAPAGFTINGTSPSCPIASMSDETRKLYAVQFHPEVRHSVYGNEVIKNFVFEVCQCLGNWSMENFIEVEMEKIRATVGDKKVLCALSGGVDSSVVAVLIHKAIGDQLTCIFVDHGLLRKGEAEDVMNTFSKGFNMNVIKVDAKDRFLQKLEGVSDPEQKRKIIGNEFIYVFDDESAKLEGIDFLAQGTLYTDIIESGTATAQTIKSHHNVGGLPEDMAFQLIEPLNTLFKDEVRALGTELGIPDDIVWRQPFPGPGLGIRVLGAISEDKLEIVRESDAILREEIKKAGLDRDIWQYFTVLPDIRSVGVMGDERTYDYTIGIRAVTSIDGMTSDWARIPWEVLEVISTRIVNEVDHINRVVYDITSKPPATIEWE
- a CDS encoding NCS2 family permease → MKKFFQFEELGTNYRREFIGGLTTFLSMAYILVVNPLTLSLQSIPDLPDAMRMDYGAVFVATALAAAIGSLIMGLLAKYPIALAPGMGLNAFFAYTVILTMGISWQSALTGVLVSGLIFIVLTVSGIREKIINAIPAELKYAVGAGIGLFITFIGLQNANIIVNNDAVLVGIGDLTNSSTLLAIFGIIVTVMFMTRGIKGGVFFGIVVTAVAGMLVGVVDTPEKVVDSVPSLEPTFGAALEPLFNDPASLFTVQMLVVVLTFLFVDFFDTAGTLVAVANQANLLKDNKLPRAGKALLADSSATVVGAILGTSTTTSYIESSAGVAAGARSGFASVVTAGFFLLSLFFFPLLEVITAAVTAPALIIVGVLMVSSLGKIDWNKFEVAVPAFLTIIAMPLTYSIATGIAIGFIFYPITMIMKGRMKDIHPIMYFMFIIFVLYFIFLV
- the glcT gene encoding glucose PTS transporter transcription antiterminator GlcT, with protein sequence MENYKVKKVLNNNVLIGVHPQYEEVVLIGKGIGFNQKVGNNIHGETVEKTFVLKNETEQEQYKKLLPYLDEEMLHVIISAIELIRERTNTFLNEHIHVALTDHILFAIHRLMRGLAINNPFLMETKVLYPFEYEIAREVIELINELASVQLPEGEIGFIALHIHSAMVDKKISEVNQHSQLVSSLIDRIEEQFKIKLDKESVDYLRLVRHLRYTIERVVRGEKVEEPEKIEKLLKKEYPLCYNLSWKLIKMMQQTLKKTVYDAEAVYLTMHLQRIQKKIK